TCAATTAAAACATGATTCTTTGTGTTGCTTTATTATAAACCATTTAAATAGTATAAAGTATGATTTATTAATAAACTCTGAACAACTTGAGGCATTTGGTTCAGGGACCTGGATTTCATGTGAAAGCAAGCAATTGTCGTTATATGGTTGTCTACCAGTATGGATCTGCTGTTTTGTTTAACATTGAGGATCATGAAGTTGATATATACCTGCAACTAGTTAAGAGGCATGCATCTGGTTTACTTTCAGAGATGAGGAAAGATGGTAATTTTTTCCAGATACACTAACAAGTTATGTTGTTCTTTTGAGTGTCTGTGTATCTTTTAACGTGAGTTTTGTGATTAGATTATGCAATAAGGGAGAAGCCACAATTAGTTGAGGATATGCTAGGGGGTCCTGACTACATAGTTCTGAAATCCTTAGATACTGATGGCATTCGTTTAATTGGAAGTGTGCTTGGACAAAGCATAGCTCTGGATTATTTTGTCTCACAGGTTGGAATATGCCAAATGGCTTATTATTTGGATTTGTATTTCCTGCAGTCAACACATCATTGGCCGTTGGATCGAGATCCGATGGTCCTTTCAGTGCagattttgatttattaaaaaactaaaacagcGAGCTTGAAATCTGGACTGCCGTTCCAACCGCCACTGATGTGCTAACCGCGTGAATGTGTGAATTGCTGACTGCAACCAATCCATATTATTTCCATTACTTTGTTGGCTATTTTTAATACCAACCAAAAAAAGCAATCGTTGAAAATTTGACATTGGTTTTCACTAATTACCAGGTTGATGGTTTGGTTGAAGAGTTTGCAGGCATAAATCGTGGAATGGAGAAAACTGGAACTTTTACAATGGATAAGAAGAAGCTGCTTCAGCTTGTTGGGAAGGCTAACTCTAATTTGGCTGACGTGATTCTTAAAGTTGGTCTCTTCGAAAGGTATTATCATCCCCTAGTATCGGTGTTACATAGATCATCCCTGTTTTAGGCCTGAGAAAAATATGCACTTGCAAATGTGAGAAcatattgaaaatttaatattacaaTGTACCTAAATATTCAAAAACAGTTCTATAGACTTGTTTAATCATAGATAATAGCAAGAAAGTTCAGTTTATTGAACTTGTTTTGATCCTCTCTGTCCGTGTTTTATTATGGATTAATCAGGTCAGAAATTGCATGGAGGGATGCAAAGTATGCTCAAATATACGAGTATCTTAGGGAGGAGTACGAAGTAGCACAACGCTTTGGAAACCTAGATTACAAATTGAAATTCGTAGAGGTATTATTCTGCCCATTTTTTATGTGTTTCTCCTCTAAAAGTCTTAGTCATTTTATATGAACATtgcatttgaaaatttgaacaaaGTAATGTGCTTATTATGCCTGATTTTTCATCTAGATGCACCAGTTTTTTACttcatactccctccattccagAACTTTGGATGTTTTTACAAGTTCAAAgacatatttgatatttttcttccaaatatattcataaatataattaacatcatttgcTGGGGTATTTTGGTACTTATacacattatatattttttattttcaacttggtctggtggtattgacttgggaccttgtgctcctcctcaaggtgtcaggttcgattctccctGGTGCCAATTTGAGTGGGTTAGTTtagcttaaattttttattttttttattttctgggGGTCCTCTTATGTATTATGCAGCATAATACATATGCATTCtcttttaactttgttttgttaTCATGTATCTGGTTGAGTACCCGGACCCCTTGTACTCCTATCTATCTAATCTAATTAAAATGCTGCTTtgctcattaaaaaaatattaagtgaTTCTTCAATCCACGTAAAATACCTTAACAACCAATGTTTTGAATGGAGGGAGCAATGTTTAACATAGTTACTATGTATTTGAGGTTgtgtatttaatgtttttattgtaTGTATTTAATATGCAACAACTATTATTGGGGAAGGagaaaaaactgaagaaaaatattgttgaacTACTATTTATAATTTGGCaacatcaaaattgaaaaatattgataattatTTAACTATTGATTATGTTATCTAATAACAGCTTATCATGTTGATTTGGTTAATTGCAGcacaatattcattttttacaaGAAGTTCTCCAGAACAGAAAGTCAGATTTCTTGGAATGGTGCATTATTGGTCTATTGACGATCGAAAATGTTATATCCTTATACGAGATTCTAAAAGATTCAAATGCAATTTCATAGTAAAGTAGCAGAGAAGTTGAAGCTAGATTAAGTTATTGTAACAGCAGTTCTTCCCCCCATTTTTGAGCTAATCATAATTTTTCCCTATgtatttatgattaataaaattcacatattcaatgATATGTAtgaaatttattagaaaaaatctGGAAACTATATTAGTTTCTCAGAATAGTTGATATAAGTGATAACCCTCTCCCCCACAAAACAAGGAAGGATATCAGTTGTACATATGAAACTTATGCTTCTTATAGTATCTTGAATGGAAAAAACAAGTAGCAGAGGCCATATTGGTTCATCCAGCTTAACTTTGATCCATGCCTATTTAGATTCATGATTAATTTGATATGCACCACTATGATTTTAGCAAAAACAATACTTTAtaggtttaaaaaaaatcacagcgCTCCTATGATTTTTGTAAAACTCGGTGCGATTTCAAACACGCACTTAGTTGGAGTTCTTAGACCAAAAAAATCATGCTTCCTAGTATGTCAGTACGTTTcatgttttctatttttattttcacttcAACTAATACATGTAAGAGAGTATAGatctcatttttcttcaa
Above is a genomic segment from Medicago truncatula cultivar Jemalong A17 chromosome 5, MtrunA17r5.0-ANR, whole genome shotgun sequence containing:
- the LOC11417380 gene encoding protein RETARDED ROOT GROWTH, mitochondrial, producing the protein MGGRWIKTLSSLLYNNNHRHIPTTTTRSSSSSSPLLFTPHFLFNRFLTVAAIPLDPDPIHIEPEDDPHVKIPIKAFFLSTSINLKGIQADNPRNVVPPSSRSASNYVALRFCNYNSDANGPGFHVKASNCRYMVVYQYGSAVLFNIEDHEVDIYLQLVKRHASGLLSEMRKDDYAIREKPQLVEDMLGGPDYIVLKSLDTDGIRLIGSVLGQSIALDYFVSQVDGLVEEFAGINRGMEKTGTFTMDKKKLLQLVGKANSNLADVILKVGLFERSEIAWRDAKYAQIYEYLREEYEVAQRFGNLDYKLKFVEHNIHFLQEVLQNRKSDFLEWCIIGLLTIENVISLYEILKDSNAIS